In Drosophila teissieri strain GT53w chromosome 2R, Prin_Dtei_1.1, whole genome shotgun sequence, the following proteins share a genomic window:
- the LOC122613299 gene encoding 5-hydroxytryptamine receptor 2B — protein MLKTVTTAMMAASNDDVPASILEIELPAILLNESLFIELNGNLTQLVDTTTANLSQIAWNRSEVANGNGNSNSNIFDLVDDEQKRAAVEFWLLVKMIAMAVVLGLMILVTIIGNVFVIAAIILERNLQNVANYLVASLAVADLFVACLVMPLGAVYEISNGWILGPELCDIWTSCDVLCCTASILHLVAIAADRYWTVTNIDYNNLRTPRRVFLMIFCVWFAALIVSLAPQFGWKDPDYMKRIEEQHCMVSQDVGYQIFATCCTFYVPLLVILFLYWKIYIIARKRIQRRAQKSFNVTLTETDCDSAVRELKKERGKRRAERKRLESGERTPVDGDGTGGQLQRRPRKRMRICFGRNTNTANVVAGSEGAVARSMAAIAVDFASLAITREETEFSTSNYDNKSHAGTELTTVSSDADDYRTSNANEIITLSQQVAHATQHHLIASHLNAITPLAQSIAMGGVACLTTTSPSEKPVSGAAAAAGAGVGAGAAGGAGAGAGGSGSGSGEEGPGTEGKSAGVGLGGVLASIANPHQKLAKRRQLLEAKRERKAAQTLAIITGAFVICWLPFFVMALTMSLCKECEIHTAVASLFLWLGYFNSTLNPVIYTIFNPEFRRAFKRILFGRKAAARARSAKI, from the exons TGGAATCGCAGCGAAGTGGCAAACGGTAATGGTAATAGTAACAGCAACATTTTCGACCTGGTCGATGACGAGCAAAAGCGGGCGGCGGTCGAGTTTTGGCTACTGGTCAAAATGATCGCCATGGCCGTGGTGCTGGGACTCATGATACTCGTCACCATCATAG GCAATGTATTCGTAATTGCCGCCATTATACTCGAGAGAAACTTGCAGAATGTTGCCAATTATTTGGTTGCATCTCTGGCAGTGGCTGATTTATTTGTTGCCTGCCTCGTCATGCCGCTTGGCGCCGTCTACGAG ATAAGTAATGGATGGATATTGGGACCGGAACTGTGCGACATTTGGACGTCTTGCGATGTCCTTTGCTGCACAGCATCCATACTGCACCTGGTGGCCATTGCGGCGGACAG ATATTGGACCGTGACCAATATCGACTACAACAATCTGCGGACGCCGCGACGCGTATTCCTCATGATTTTCTGCGTCTGGTTTGCGGCGCTGATTGTTTCCCTGGCCCCACAATTTGGCTGGAAGGATCCGGATTACATGAAGCGCATCGAGGAGCAGCACTGCATGGTGTCCCAGGATGTGGGCTATCAG ATATTTGCCACCTGTTGCACCTTCTATGTGCCGCTGCTGGTGATTCTGTTTCTGTACTGGAAAATCTACATTATCGCCAGGAAGCGCATCCAGCGACGCGCCCAGAAGTCATTCAATGTCACACTAACCGAGACTGAC TGCGACTCGGCGGTGCGGGAGCTGAAGAAGGAGCGCGGCAAGCGGCGGGCGGAGCGGAAGCGTCTGGAATCGGGCGAGCGGACCCCCGTGGACGGCGACGGGACGGGCGGCCAGTTGCAGCGACGTCCGCGCAAGCGGATGCGTATTTGCTTTGGCCGAAATACGAACACGGCCAATGTGGTGGCGGGATCGGAGGGCGCGGTGGCCAGATCGATGGCGGCCATTGCCGTGGACTTTGCCAGTTTGGCCATCACGCGCGAGGAGACCGAGTTCAGCACCAGCAACTACGACAACAAAAGCCACGCGGGCACCGAACTAACCACCGTGTCCAGCGATGCGGATGAT TATCGCACCAGCAACGCGAATGAAATCATCACGCTGTCGCAGCAGGTGGCCCATGCCACGCAGCACCATCTGATAGCCTCGCATCTGAATGCCATTACGCCGCTGGCCCAGTCCATCGCCATGGGTGGTGTTGCCTGCCTGACCACGACCTCGCCCTCGGAGAAGCCAGTgtcaggagcagcagcagcagcaggagcgggagtaggagctggagcagcaggaggagcgggagcgggagctggCGGCAGTGGGAGCGGAAGTGGTGAGGAGGGGCCGGGAACGGAGGGCAAGAGTGCCGGAGTGGGACTGGGCGGAGTGCTGGCCAGCATTGCCAATCCGCACCAGAAGCTGGCCAAGCGGCGACAGCTCCTGGAGGCGAAGAGGGAGCGGAAGGCCGCCCAGACACTGGCCATCATCACCGGCGCCTTCGTCATCTGCTGGCTGCCATTCTTCGTGATGGCGCTCACCATGAGCCTGTGCAAGGAGTGCGAGATCCACACGGCGGTGGCGTCGCTCTTCCTCTGGCTGGGCTACTTCAACTCGACCTTGAATCCG GTCATCTACACCATCTTCAATCCAGAGTTTCGACGGGCCTTCAAGAGGATTCTCTTCGGTCGCAAGGCTGCCGCTCGAGCGCGCAGTGCGAAAATTTGA